A single Methylobacterium sp. 17Sr1-1 DNA region contains:
- a CDS encoding LysR substrate-binding domain-containing protein, whose amino-acid sequence MSTPTLKQIRFFVAAVDWGSLSRAAAHLNVAQPALSQQIAQLEATLRNELFVRTARGVRPTEAGQRFYRHARTILRQVDGAVADLTGPGPVIGRVAIGLPTSVSTILAHPLLSTILRDYPGIRPELFESLSGYLHELIAQSRLELAILYRDRSAPGLTVQPILREELFLVTKAGEETPASITMREVARLPLVMPSPTHTLRTMVEAAFAREGLSLTVIADVDSLPTMRRIAASGLAAAILPISGLSGLDEAQRPAMIRIVEPTITRPLGLCHAADQPLTGPAALVADLMVAEVRRLVESGAWGNAILAEP is encoded by the coding sequence ATGTCCACCCCCACCCTGAAGCAGATCCGCTTCTTCGTCGCCGCGGTGGATTGGGGCAGCCTGTCACGGGCGGCAGCGCATCTCAACGTGGCGCAGCCGGCCCTGAGCCAGCAGATCGCCCAGCTCGAAGCGACCCTGCGCAACGAACTGTTCGTCCGGACTGCCCGGGGCGTGCGGCCGACCGAGGCGGGCCAGCGCTTCTACCGTCACGCCCGCACCATCCTGCGGCAAGTGGACGGGGCGGTGGCCGACCTCACCGGACCGGGGCCCGTCATCGGGCGGGTGGCGATCGGCCTGCCGACCAGCGTCTCGACCATCCTGGCGCATCCGCTGCTGAGCACGATCCTGCGTGACTATCCGGGCATCCGGCCCGAGTTGTTCGAGAGCCTGTCGGGCTACCTGCACGAGCTGATCGCGCAGAGCCGGCTCGAACTCGCGATCCTCTACCGCGACCGCTCCGCCCCCGGGCTCACCGTGCAGCCGATCCTGCGCGAGGAACTGTTTCTGGTGACCAAGGCCGGGGAAGAGACCCCCGCCAGCATCACCATGCGGGAGGTCGCCCGCCTGCCGCTGGTGATGCCGAGCCCGACCCACACCCTGCGCACGATGGTGGAGGCGGCCTTCGCCCGTGAGGGACTGTCCCTCACGGTGATCGCCGACGTCGACAGCCTGCCGACCATGCGCCGGATCGCCGCCTCGGGCCTCGCCGCCGCCATCCTGCCGATCTCCGGCCTGTCGGGGCTCGATGAGGCCCAGCGCCCGGCGATGATCCGCATCGTCGAGCCGACCATCACCCGGCCCCTGGGCCTGTGCCATGCCGCCGACCAGCCGCTGACCGGGCCAGCCGCGCTGGTGGCCGACCTGATGGTGGCGGAGGTGCGCCGCCTCGTCGAGAGCGGCGCCTGGGGCAACGCCATCCTGGCCGA
- a CDS encoding RidA family protein, giving the protein MTPEQKLAELGLTLPQVPVPVANYVPFRIVGDLLYLSGQGPKRPDGTYRPGRLGRDATIEEGYADAQLAGLQLLAVAKAALGDLSRIKAVVKLLGMVNAEPDFADHPKVINGCSDLLVNVLGDAGRHARSAVGMGSLPNRMTVEVEAILQIAP; this is encoded by the coding sequence GTGACCCCCGAACAGAAGCTCGCCGAGCTCGGCCTGACCCTCCCGCAGGTGCCGGTGCCGGTCGCCAACTACGTGCCGTTCCGCATCGTCGGCGACCTGCTCTACCTCTCCGGCCAGGGCCCCAAGCGCCCCGACGGCACCTATCGCCCCGGCCGCCTCGGCCGCGACGCCACGATCGAGGAGGGCTACGCCGACGCGCAACTCGCCGGCCTCCAGCTCCTCGCCGTCGCCAAGGCGGCGCTCGGCGACCTGTCGCGGATCAAGGCGGTGGTGAAGCTTCTGGGCATGGTCAATGCCGAGCCTGATTTCGCCGATCACCCGAAGGTCATCAACGGCTGCTCGGATCTTCTGGTGAACGTGCTCGGCGATGCCGGCCGCCACGCCCGCTCGGCCGTCGGCATGGGCTCGCTGCCCAACCGCATGACGGTCGAGGTCGAGGCGATTTTGCAGATCGCGCCCTGA